One window of the Chitinophaga niabensis genome contains the following:
- a CDS encoding fumarylacetoacetate hydrolase family protein, with protein sequence MKLVTYLREEVDQLAMLVNGQLYNVQELHPDLPTTMHMFLQMWEEVIDLAIQLDAQLKAGKMPRATSWGVPYESAQLLAPVPFPTSCRDGYAFRQHVAAARRNRKVDMIPEFDQYPIFYFTNHNAIQGPGDILCMPDHFRNLDFELEAAIVICKRGRNIPAAEADEYIGGYMIMNDMSARLLQMEEMKLNLGPAKGKDFSTVIGPMLVTPDELEPYLVPAKEGHVGNSYNLKMKCWVNGVQVSEGNMGDMDWTFAEIVERCAYGADILPGDIIGSGTVGTGCFLELNGTGKLNDPNYKEQWLQAGDVVEMEIEGLGRLINTIVAEESDFSILSQKKNV encoded by the coding sequence ATGAAACTCGTTACCTATTTACGGGAAGAAGTAGACCAGCTGGCCATGCTGGTGAATGGTCAATTATATAATGTACAGGAGTTACATCCCGACCTGCCCACCACCATGCATATGTTCCTGCAGATGTGGGAAGAAGTGATAGACCTTGCTATTCAGCTGGATGCACAGCTCAAAGCAGGCAAAATGCCAAGAGCCACCAGCTGGGGCGTTCCTTATGAATCCGCGCAATTGCTGGCCCCGGTACCCTTTCCAACCTCCTGCAGAGATGGTTATGCTTTCCGCCAGCACGTGGCTGCCGCCCGCCGCAACCGTAAAGTAGATATGATCCCCGAGTTTGATCAATACCCGATCTTCTATTTCACCAATCATAATGCCATACAAGGCCCCGGAGATATCCTCTGCATGCCTGATCATTTCCGCAACCTGGACTTTGAGCTGGAAGCAGCCATCGTGATCTGTAAACGCGGCCGCAATATCCCTGCTGCCGAAGCAGATGAATACATCGGCGGCTATATGATCATGAACGATATGAGCGCACGCCTCCTGCAAATGGAAGAAATGAAACTGAACCTTGGCCCCGCCAAAGGCAAAGATTTTTCTACTGTGATAGGCCCCATGCTGGTAACACCTGATGAACTGGAACCTTACCTGGTCCCTGCAAAAGAAGGCCACGTAGGTAATAGCTACAATCTCAAAATGAAATGCTGGGTGAATGGTGTACAGGTTAGTGAGGGCAATATGGGGGATATGGACTGGACCTTTGCAGAGATAGTAGAACGTTGTGCTTATGGTGCAGACATCCTGCCCGGAGATATTATCGGCAGCGGTACCGTTGGTACAGGTTGTTTCTTAGAACTCAACGGCACCGGTAAACTGAACGATCCCAATTATAAGGAACAATGGCTGCAGGCAGGAGATGTAGTGGAAATGGAAATTGAAGGATTAGGCCGTCTTATAAATACTATTGTAGCAGAAGAGTCCGACTTCTCTATCCTCTCTCAGAAAAAGAATGTATGA
- a CDS encoding polysaccharide deacetylase family protein: MPRLLFTFMLLLCGSATDAQPRTDKFLEDLLLQHASPALKHILQHPDSFRVQLIYTEINRDAQNRPTFKHYYYHVDADTYFNPASTVKMPLAFLALEKLNRLGISRNTPMLTDSVYGGQSAVNSDTSAENGLPSIEQYIKKVFLVSDNDAYNRLYEFIGQQAINEGLWVKGYPRMRITRRFVPMTEEENRHTNPVHFIRDGKHIYDQPEAVSTVQFDFSKPLLMGRAHYNKDEELVNRPMDFTRHNNAPLEDLQQILQSVLFPSSVPPSKRFKLTADDYRFLYRYMGALPFESKHPAYDTSEFFDSYTKFFRFKASQGKIPPYIRVFNKTGWSYGFLTDIAYFADFKHKTEFMLSGNIYVNRDGTLNDDKYEYKEEGYPFFKEVGDIVYNYELKRKRAYAPDLQIFEDATAGLGKPAVAITRGDTTKRRIALVFTGHEFADGGKHIADVLKKHKVKASFFLTGTFYETTKFGPLIQRLKKEGHYLGPHSGRHLLYCDWAKRDSLLVTRHQFEEDLALNYRAMEKQGIPAPHYFLPPYEWYNDSIVQWTGNMGLQLVNFSPGTRSTADYTYPEMGKSYRDSKTILQSVLDYEDQRPAGLNGFILLLHIGTDPRRIDKFYFQLDKLIRYLQRNEYELVTISRLLSDQ, from the coding sequence ATGCCTCGTTTACTATTCACGTTTATGCTGCTATTATGCGGCAGCGCGACAGATGCCCAGCCCCGTACAGATAAGTTCCTGGAGGACCTGTTGTTACAACATGCTTCGCCTGCTTTAAAGCATATCCTGCAACATCCGGATTCCTTCCGGGTACAATTGATCTATACAGAGATCAACCGGGATGCGCAGAACCGGCCCACGTTTAAACATTACTACTATCATGTGGATGCCGATACCTATTTCAATCCGGCTTCCACGGTTAAAATGCCATTGGCTTTCCTGGCGCTGGAAAAGCTGAACAGGCTGGGCATCAGCCGAAATACGCCCATGTTAACAGATAGTGTTTATGGCGGGCAGTCTGCCGTAAACAGCGATACCTCTGCTGAAAATGGCTTGCCTTCTATTGAACAGTATATAAAGAAGGTGTTCCTGGTCAGTGATAATGATGCGTATAACCGCTTGTATGAATTCATCGGGCAGCAGGCCATCAATGAGGGTTTGTGGGTAAAGGGATATCCCCGCATGCGCATCACAAGAAGGTTTGTGCCTATGACGGAAGAGGAGAACAGGCATACAAACCCGGTACATTTTATCAGGGATGGCAAACATATCTATGATCAACCGGAAGCAGTGAGTACGGTGCAGTTCGACTTCTCCAAACCTTTACTGATGGGGCGTGCGCATTATAATAAAGACGAAGAGCTGGTGAACCGGCCTATGGATTTTACGCGGCATAATAATGCGCCATTGGAGGACTTACAACAGATCCTGCAATCTGTATTATTCCCTTCTTCCGTACCCCCTTCTAAAAGGTTCAAGCTCACCGCGGATGATTATCGTTTCCTTTACCGGTATATGGGGGCTTTACCTTTTGAGTCAAAACACCCGGCCTATGATACGAGTGAATTCTTTGACAGCTATACAAAGTTTTTCCGCTTCAAAGCCAGCCAGGGCAAGATACCACCCTATATCCGGGTATTCAATAAAACAGGCTGGTCTTATGGTTTTTTAACGGATATCGCCTATTTCGCAGATTTTAAACACAAGACGGAATTCATGCTCAGTGGGAACATTTATGTGAACCGGGATGGTACATTGAACGATGATAAGTACGAATATAAAGAAGAAGGTTATCCTTTCTTCAAAGAAGTGGGAGATATCGTTTACAATTATGAGCTAAAACGTAAACGTGCCTACGCGCCTGACCTTCAAATATTTGAGGATGCTACGGCGGGGCTGGGAAAGCCAGCAGTGGCCATTACAAGGGGGGATACTACAAAACGGCGCATCGCCTTGGTTTTCACGGGACATGAATTTGCAGACGGGGGAAAACATATAGCAGATGTGTTGAAGAAACACAAAGTAAAAGCTTCTTTCTTCCTTACCGGCACGTTTTATGAGACTACTAAGTTTGGGCCGCTGATCCAACGGTTAAAGAAAGAGGGGCATTACCTGGGGCCTCATTCAGGGCGGCATCTTTTGTATTGCGACTGGGCCAAAAGGGACAGTTTGCTTGTAACCCGCCACCAGTTTGAGGAAGACCTGGCCCTGAATTACCGGGCCATGGAAAAACAGGGTATTCCGGCACCACATTATTTCCTGCCGCCATATGAATGGTATAATGATTCCATAGTGCAGTGGACGGGTAATATGGGCCTTCAATTGGTGAATTTTTCCCCGGGTACACGTAGTACGGCAGATTATACTTATCCAGAAATGGGCAAAAGTTACAGGGATAGTAAAACCATCCTTCAATCTGTGTTAGATTATGAGGATCAGCGCCCAGCGGGGCTTAACGGCTTCATTTTATTGCTTCATATAGGCACAGATCCACGCCGTATAGATAAATTTTATTTTCAATTGGATAAATTGATACGATATTTGCAGAGAAATGAGTACGAACTAGTTACCATATCCCGGTTGCTGTCGGACCAATAA
- a CDS encoding S9 family peptidase encodes MYKSLPVWLTGLSLLTVSAQPVLAQEKKELTFDQIFTRPVSITETLPFIRGWADKDHYIESRSGQQLSVDAKTGKTTPYVQPPATGNTVSVKNNDIYIQRPNGGEEIRLTSNDELEKNPTLSPDEKYVAFTRNNNLFAIEVATKKEIRYTTDGSDVIYNGWASWVYYEEILGRSSRYRAFWWSPDSRKIAFMRFDDSKVPVFPIYSEVGQHGFLENTRYPKAGDTNPEVKLAIVPVTGGNITWADFNAKDDQYFGTPFWSPDGSALWAQWMPREQNDLIIYAIDTQNGSKKIVYEEKQKTWVDWFTDIYFLANNKGFIVKSDKSGWDHLYLHNMDGSFKKQLTNGNWRVRDVLQVDEKKQTVFFTARKEASTRFDLYKVGINGGEPQRLTFGEFSHDVRLSPNGGDYFITTYSNLTTPPKMTLLNDKGKVVRELGNAHGAAYDTYKLAMPELKTYKTRDGLELPLTIIWPLNMESGKKYPVLISIYGGPDAGTVYDSWRPNLAQSQWYAKEGIIQVAIDNRAAGHLGKVGMNYIHRQLGKYEIEDYMDATKWLISQPGVDASKVCMTGGSYGGYMTCMALTYGAEVFTHGMANFSVTDWALYDSHYTERFMDTPKDNPEGYKLTNVMTHAAKYKGLLRIVHGTMDDNVHLQNTIQLVNKFQDLGKHFELMLYPGERHGWGGAKGTHSRNESYRFVYENLLGKPLPRLFQGTN; translated from the coding sequence ATGTACAAATCGCTGCCGGTATGGCTTACCGGCCTTTCTTTACTGACAGTTTCCGCACAACCAGTGCTGGCACAGGAAAAAAAAGAACTCACTTTCGACCAGATCTTTACCCGTCCGGTGAGCATTACGGAAACCCTTCCTTTCATCCGCGGCTGGGCAGACAAAGATCATTATATCGAATCCCGCTCAGGGCAGCAGCTTTCAGTAGATGCCAAAACCGGCAAAACAACTCCTTACGTGCAACCTCCCGCTACCGGTAACACGGTAAGCGTGAAGAACAACGATATCTATATACAAAGACCCAACGGGGGAGAAGAGATCAGGCTCACCAGCAATGACGAGCTGGAAAAGAACCCTACCCTTTCCCCTGATGAAAAATATGTAGCGTTCACCCGTAATAACAACCTCTTTGCGATTGAAGTAGCCACTAAAAAAGAGATCCGGTATACCACTGATGGTTCCGATGTGATCTATAACGGTTGGGCCTCCTGGGTATATTATGAAGAGATCCTGGGCCGCAGTTCCCGCTACCGCGCTTTCTGGTGGAGCCCGGATAGCCGCAAAATTGCTTTTATGCGTTTTGATGACAGCAAAGTACCCGTATTCCCCATCTATAGCGAAGTTGGCCAGCACGGTTTCCTGGAAAATACCCGTTATCCGAAAGCAGGAGATACCAATCCTGAAGTGAAACTGGCCATCGTTCCTGTAACCGGCGGTAATATCACCTGGGCTGATTTTAATGCAAAAGACGATCAGTATTTCGGCACACCCTTCTGGTCACCTGACGGTTCTGCATTATGGGCACAATGGATGCCCCGTGAGCAAAACGACCTGATCATTTATGCGATCGACACGCAGAATGGCAGCAAGAAAATAGTGTATGAAGAAAAACAAAAGACCTGGGTAGATTGGTTTACGGATATCTATTTCCTGGCCAACAACAAAGGTTTCATTGTAAAAAGCGACAAATCCGGCTGGGATCATCTCTATCTCCATAATATGGATGGCAGCTTTAAAAAACAACTCACCAATGGCAACTGGCGCGTAAGAGATGTGCTGCAGGTAGATGAAAAAAAACAAACGGTTTTCTTCACTGCCCGCAAAGAAGCCAGCACCCGTTTTGATCTTTATAAAGTAGGTATCAACGGAGGAGAACCACAACGCCTCACTTTCGGCGAATTCTCCCACGATGTGCGTTTATCACCAAACGGCGGAGACTATTTCATTACCACCTACAGCAACCTCACCACACCGCCTAAAATGACCTTACTAAACGATAAGGGAAAAGTGGTTCGTGAACTGGGCAATGCACATGGCGCTGCTTATGATACCTACAAACTGGCCATGCCGGAATTAAAAACCTACAAAACCCGCGATGGCCTTGAGTTACCACTCACCATCATCTGGCCGCTGAACATGGAATCCGGTAAAAAATATCCTGTGCTGATCAGTATCTATGGTGGTCCGGATGCAGGAACAGTGTATGATTCCTGGAGGCCTAACCTCGCACAATCACAATGGTATGCAAAAGAAGGTATCATACAGGTGGCAATAGATAACCGTGCCGCAGGGCATTTGGGCAAAGTAGGCATGAACTACATTCACCGCCAGCTTGGTAAATATGAGATAGAAGATTACATGGATGCCACTAAATGGCTCATCAGCCAACCCGGCGTGGATGCTTCAAAAGTTTGCATGACTGGTGGCAGTTATGGTGGTTATATGACCTGTATGGCACTCACCTATGGCGCAGAAGTGTTCACCCATGGAATGGCCAACTTCTCTGTAACTGACTGGGCGCTGTACGATAGTCATTATACCGAACGTTTCATGGATACGCCCAAAGACAATCCGGAAGGTTACAAACTCACCAATGTGATGACCCATGCCGCCAAATATAAAGGACTGCTGCGCATTGTACATGGCACCATGGATGACAACGTACACCTCCAGAACACCATTCAGCTGGTAAACAAGTTCCAGGACCTCGGCAAACACTTTGAACTCATGCTTTATCCCGGTGAACGTCATGGATGGGGAGGGGCCAAAGGAACCCATTCACGGAATGAATCCTACCGTTTCGTATATGAGAACCTGTTAGGTAAGCCATTACCCCGTTTATTCCAGGGAACGAACTGA
- the lysS gene encoding lysine--tRNA ligase has translation MSVISQQQLSEQEIIRREKLQELVNLGIDPYPAPEYPVNAYSVDIKAGYSEETKAQYQDVCLAGRIMSTRDMGKANFAVLQDSKGRIQLYIKRDDICPGEDKSLYDQVWKKLTDLGDFIGVKGYAFITKTGETSVHVKELTILAKALRPLPVVKEKEGESFDSVTDPEFKYRQRYADLVINPQIKEAFIKRTRLVQTMRDFYNEMGYLEVETPILQAIPGGATARPFITHHNALDIPLYLRIANELYLKRLIVGGFEGVYEFAKDFRNEGMDRTHNPEFTVMEMYAAYKDYEWMMRTTETLLEKVAINVNGSSKVTVGDKEIDFKAPYRRVTMFDAIKEHTGIDITDMDEAQLRDVCKQLHIQVEASSGKGKLIDEIFGEKCEHHYVQPTFIIDYPVEMSPLTKKHRSKTGVVERFELICNGKEIANAYSELNDPIDQRQRFEEQVQLMERGDDEAMYIDYDFLRALEYGMPPTSGIGIGIDRLTMLMTNQPSIQDVLFFPQMRPENNP, from the coding sequence ATGAGCGTAATTAGCCAACAACAGCTTTCAGAACAGGAGATCATTCGCCGCGAAAAGCTGCAGGAACTTGTAAACTTGGGCATCGACCCTTATCCGGCCCCGGAATATCCCGTGAATGCTTATTCCGTGGACATCAAAGCCGGTTATTCTGAAGAAACCAAAGCGCAATACCAGGATGTTTGCCTCGCCGGCCGCATCATGAGCACCCGCGACATGGGAAAGGCAAACTTTGCCGTATTGCAGGATAGCAAAGGCCGTATTCAATTATATATAAAACGGGACGATATCTGCCCCGGTGAAGATAAATCCCTCTACGACCAGGTTTGGAAGAAACTCACAGACCTGGGAGATTTCATTGGCGTGAAAGGATATGCCTTTATCACCAAAACCGGCGAAACCTCCGTTCACGTAAAAGAACTCACCATCCTGGCAAAAGCATTACGCCCATTGCCGGTGGTAAAAGAAAAAGAAGGAGAGTCCTTTGACAGTGTAACAGATCCTGAATTCAAATACCGCCAGCGGTATGCGGACCTGGTGATCAATCCCCAGATCAAGGAAGCCTTTATTAAACGTACCCGCCTGGTGCAAACCATGCGCGATTTCTACAATGAAATGGGCTACCTGGAAGTAGAAACACCTATCCTGCAGGCTATCCCCGGTGGTGCTACCGCCCGTCCTTTTATCACCCATCATAATGCGCTGGATATTCCATTATACCTCCGCATCGCAAATGAACTATACCTGAAAAGACTGATCGTTGGCGGATTTGAAGGGGTGTATGAGTTTGCGAAAGATTTCCGCAACGAAGGAATGGACCGTACGCACAACCCGGAATTCACGGTAATGGAAATGTACGCCGCCTACAAAGATTATGAATGGATGATGCGCACCACAGAAACACTGCTTGAAAAAGTAGCCATCAATGTGAACGGCAGCTCCAAAGTAACAGTAGGAGATAAGGAGATAGATTTCAAAGCGCCCTATCGCCGCGTAACCATGTTCGATGCTATTAAAGAACATACCGGCATAGATATTACGGATATGGACGAAGCGCAACTCCGTGATGTTTGCAAGCAATTGCACATCCAGGTAGAAGCCAGTTCCGGTAAAGGAAAACTCATTGATGAGATCTTCGGTGAGAAGTGTGAACATCATTATGTGCAACCTACTTTCATCATAGATTATCCTGTTGAAATGAGTCCGCTTACCAAAAAACACCGCAGCAAAACAGGCGTGGTGGAACGTTTTGAGCTGATCTGCAACGGAAAGGAAATTGCCAACGCCTACTCTGAGCTGAATGATCCTATCGATCAGCGTCAGCGTTTTGAAGAGCAGGTGCAATTGATGGAAAGAGGAGATGATGAAGCCATGTACATCGATTATGATTTCCTCCGCGCCCTGGAATATGGCATGCCGCCTACTTCCGGTATCGGGATTGGGATAGACAGGTTAACGATGCTGATGACGAATCAGCCTTCTATCCAGGATGTACTGTTCTTCCCGCAAATGCGGCCTGAGAACAATCCATGA
- a CDS encoding flavin reductase family protein encodes MKVVPGEIKTSELHAYLLGAIAPRPICFASTVDEEGQPNLSPFSFFNVFGSNPPTLIFSPSRRVRDNTVKHTLENIYATKEVVINVVNYAMVQQASLSSCEYPKGTSEFEKAGFTPLASEIIRPFRVKESPVQLECVVKQVIETGNHGGAGNLVICEPVMIHINDDVLDANGKIDPQLIDLVARMGADYYCRASGNAVFEVAKPNLKLGIGVDALPWGIRNSAILTGNNLGQLGNVHEFPVIDATFHDDHLKNIIQYYSINPDEMEKELHTYAKQLLAENKVNEAWQVLLAGG; translated from the coding sequence ATGAAAGTAGTACCAGGTGAGATAAAAACCAGTGAGCTGCACGCTTATCTGCTGGGTGCCATAGCCCCGCGGCCTATTTGTTTTGCCAGTACGGTTGATGAAGAAGGGCAGCCCAATCTTTCTCCCTTTAGTTTCTTCAATGTATTCGGCTCTAATCCTCCTACGCTGATATTTTCGCCTTCCCGCCGTGTGCGTGATAACACGGTGAAACATACACTGGAAAATATCTATGCTACAAAAGAAGTGGTGATCAATGTGGTGAATTATGCCATGGTTCAGCAAGCTTCGCTCTCCAGTTGTGAATATCCGAAAGGTACCAGCGAATTTGAGAAAGCAGGTTTCACCCCACTCGCTTCAGAGATCATAAGGCCTTTCCGTGTGAAAGAAAGTCCTGTGCAACTGGAATGTGTTGTGAAACAAGTGATCGAAACCGGTAACCATGGCGGCGCCGGCAACCTCGTGATCTGTGAGCCGGTCATGATCCATATCAATGATGATGTGCTGGATGCAAATGGAAAAATAGATCCGCAGCTTATTGACCTCGTTGCAAGAATGGGTGCAGACTATTATTGCCGTGCTTCCGGCAATGCTGTATTTGAAGTAGCCAAGCCAAATTTAAAATTAGGTATTGGCGTAGATGCATTGCCATGGGGCATCCGGAACAGTGCTATTCTTACCGGCAATAACCTTGGGCAGCTGGGGAACGTACATGAATTCCCTGTGATAGATGCTACTTTCCATGATGATCATCTGAAGAATATTATCCAGTATTATAGTATCAATCCGGATGAAATGGAAAAGGAATTGCATACTTACGCTAAGCAATTGCTGGCTGAAAATAAAGTGAATGAGGCCTGGCAGGTTTTGCTGGCCGGAGGGTGA
- a CDS encoding sterol desaturase family protein, giving the protein MKFDKIKNKGQARLFESQYLEILTKTHPLFIWGMYLPVLGYMLYYSYNTLGYGVGKVTLIFLGALFTWSLFEYAIHRYLFHYVTENPKWKRIVYVLHGNHHEYPRDKQRLFMPPVPSLIIASILFSIMYLAMGEMVFMFFPGFLIGYLTYGSMHYAIHAWHPPFKFLKPLWRNHHLHHYKSDDKGFGVSSSFWDRVFGTYFDVSEKEDKEKARALMFDK; this is encoded by the coding sequence ATGAAATTTGACAAGATTAAAAACAAAGGACAGGCAAGATTATTTGAGAGCCAATATCTGGAAATACTCACCAAAACACATCCTCTTTTTATTTGGGGCATGTATCTGCCTGTGCTCGGCTATATGCTTTATTATAGCTACAACACATTAGGTTACGGGGTCGGCAAAGTAACATTGATCTTTTTAGGCGCTTTATTTACCTGGTCTTTATTTGAATATGCGATACACCGTTACCTCTTTCATTATGTAACAGAGAATCCTAAGTGGAAAAGGATCGTGTATGTGTTGCATGGCAATCACCATGAGTATCCGAGAGATAAGCAGCGGTTGTTCATGCCACCGGTACCCAGCCTGATCATCGCTTCCATCCTCTTTTCTATTATGTACCTGGCGATGGGGGAAATGGTGTTTATGTTCTTCCCGGGTTTCCTGATCGGTTATCTCACTTATGGCAGCATGCACTATGCTATCCATGCATGGCATCCGCCGTTCAAGTTCCTGAAACCTTTATGGCGTAATCATCACCTGCACCATTATAAGAGTGATGATAAGGGCTTTGGCGTAAGTTCTTCTTTCTGGGACAGGGTGTTTGGTACTTACTTTGACGTGAGTGAGAAAGAAGATAAAGAAAAGGCAAGAGCTTTAATGTTCGATAAGTAG
- a CDS encoding DUF6263 family protein: MKKLTGLVALLCYAFSLSAQDYVELNYKFKKGDAFAFEQQSRSETYITVNEVVQRTTRDYNNKMEFVIREATPGVFILSFTYTDIKFNFNAKNQNIFVDAKVANDAEPLQGALKLMLNQPFTVELQSTGFINKVEDLDAALDKASAAFSKLKSDEQAAYKKLLKDQFGTDAFRSWLEQLLVVYPVHGIKNGTQWEESVPLRTGLKGRIDLYWNLIHFDSQTAKINGTGNIKTDKLESFMVEEGIQATAAIEGTQTSNYLINRESGLPSICVQNTEMKGEYIYMANRKKQLKKDLKVPVRIITNASYKIKQVK; encoded by the coding sequence ATGAAGAAACTTACCGGACTGGTAGCACTGTTATGCTACGCATTTTCACTCTCCGCGCAGGACTATGTGGAACTGAACTACAAATTTAAAAAAGGAGATGCTTTTGCGTTTGAGCAGCAAAGCCGCAGTGAAACCTATATTACGGTAAACGAAGTGGTGCAGCGCACTACCCGTGATTACAATAACAAAATGGAATTCGTGATCAGGGAAGCCACTCCCGGTGTTTTCATTCTCAGCTTCACTTATACAGATATCAAGTTCAATTTCAACGCCAAAAACCAGAACATCTTTGTAGATGCCAAGGTAGCCAACGATGCAGAACCCCTGCAAGGTGCATTGAAACTCATGCTCAACCAGCCCTTCACTGTAGAGCTGCAATCCACCGGTTTCATCAATAAAGTAGAAGACTTGGATGCTGCGCTGGACAAAGCCTCCGCCGCTTTTTCCAAACTCAAATCAGATGAACAGGCTGCCTATAAAAAGCTCTTGAAAGATCAGTTCGGCACAGATGCTTTCCGCTCCTGGCTGGAACAGCTACTGGTAGTATACCCTGTTCACGGTATCAAGAACGGTACGCAATGGGAAGAAAGTGTGCCCCTGCGCACTGGTCTCAAAGGCCGCATAGACCTCTACTGGAACCTGATCCACTTCGATAGCCAGACCGCCAAGATCAATGGTACCGGCAATATCAAAACCGATAAGCTGGAAAGCTTTATGGTAGAAGAAGGGATCCAGGCTACCGCTGCCATTGAAGGCACCCAAACCAGCAATTACCTCATCAACCGCGAAAGCGGGCTCCCCAGCATCTGCGTACAGAACACAGAAATGAAAGGAGAATACATCTACATGGCCAATCGTAAGAAACAACTTAAAAAAGACCTGAAAGTGCCGGTGAGGATCATTACCAACGCATCTTATAAGATCAAGCAGGTAAAATAA
- a CDS encoding universal stress protein gives MKTIIVPTDFSETAYNAARYAIGLAQQLGVSKIILYHAYELIVPIPDLPTAVPMVNMEDLRDASIEGLHKMKNELAGELPASISLLVRADNHLLAANIDQVCKEEEVDLIVMGITGGSQLEEILVGSNTVDVVKNSSYPVIVVPTSASFSPVRKIVFACDLRKVAKTTRKEPLHKLLDAFTPELLVLNIQKEGKEHMHPAENQELDNMLHNYNPQYHFVDHPNVAEGITAFAEKQSADLLLIIPKKHGLFDSIFKRSNTSRIAFHTNVPLLSIHE, from the coding sequence ATGAAAACGATTATTGTACCGACTGATTTTTCCGAAACAGCTTATAATGCTGCGCGATATGCGATTGGTTTAGCCCAGCAGCTTGGGGTTTCTAAGATTATCCTCTATCACGCATATGAATTGATCGTTCCTATTCCAGACCTCCCTACGGCGGTGCCTATGGTAAATATGGAAGATCTGAGGGATGCCAGCATAGAGGGATTGCATAAAATGAAAAATGAACTGGCAGGGGAATTACCAGCTTCCATCAGCCTGCTGGTAAGGGCAGATAATCATTTACTCGCGGCTAATATAGACCAGGTTTGTAAAGAAGAAGAGGTAGACCTTATTGTGATGGGTATCACAGGTGGCAGCCAGCTGGAAGAAATACTGGTGGGTTCCAATACGGTGGATGTGGTGAAAAATTCCAGTTACCCTGTTATTGTAGTACCTACTTCCGCATCCTTTTCTCCCGTCAGAAAGATCGTGTTTGCCTGTGATCTGCGCAAAGTAGCAAAGACCACCCGCAAGGAACCCCTGCATAAATTACTGGATGCCTTTACACCGGAATTGCTCGTACTGAACATACAGAAAGAAGGGAAGGAACATATGCATCCTGCAGAGAACCAGGAACTGGACAATATGCTGCACAACTATAATCCGCAGTATCATTTTGTGGATCATCCAAATGTGGCAGAAGGTATTACAGCGTTTGCCGAAAAACAATCGGCTGACCTGTTGCTGATCATTCCTAAAAAACATGGGTTGTTCGACAGCATCTTTAAACGCAGTAATACATCCCGTATCGCATTTCATACAAACGTCCCTTTACTATCCATACATGAATAA
- a CDS encoding DUF4197 domain-containing protein: MLRKTLLLLAGVLVLHTATQAQILKKASGLLKSGGTSTGSTGSVTENEAGMGIKEALEKGVQAGIAALNKQNGFFGNEAYKILLPPDALKAEKTLRGIGLGGEVDKAILQINRAAEQAVGFASPIFVNAIKSMTITDALNLLKGGQRSATDFFQSKTTESLKSAFSPVVDSALNNTAATRYYSTLVTKYNGLPTTFNKINPDLKGYVTEKAVKALFDQIAKEELAIRQNPAARSTELLKKVFGNVKI, translated from the coding sequence ATGCTAAGAAAAACACTTTTATTACTGGCAGGTGTATTAGTCCTGCACACTGCAACACAGGCACAAATACTGAAGAAAGCATCGGGCCTTTTGAAATCAGGTGGTACTTCTACCGGTAGTACTGGTTCTGTTACGGAGAATGAGGCTGGAATGGGTATTAAGGAAGCTTTGGAGAAAGGCGTGCAGGCAGGTATTGCAGCCCTGAATAAGCAAAATGGTTTCTTTGGAAATGAAGCGTATAAAATTTTGTTACCGCCGGATGCATTGAAAGCGGAGAAAACGTTGCGTGGTATTGGTTTAGGTGGTGAAGTGGATAAAGCGATCCTGCAGATCAACCGTGCGGCTGAGCAGGCAGTGGGTTTTGCTTCTCCCATCTTTGTGAATGCTATCAAATCTATGACCATTACAGATGCGTTGAACCTGTTGAAAGGCGGGCAGCGTTCTGCTACTGATTTCTTCCAAAGCAAAACTACAGAGTCGCTGAAGTCTGCATTCTCTCCTGTTGTTGACAGTGCCTTGAACAATACGGCAGCTACGAGGTACTACAGCACATTGGTGACGAAGTATAATGGCTTGCCTACTACCTTCAATAAGATCAATCCTGATCTGAAAGGATATGTGACAGAGAAAGCGGTGAAAGCTTTGTTTGATCAGATTGCAAAGGAAGAGCTGGCGATCCGTCAGAATCCTGCAGCGAGGTCTACAGAGTTGTTGAAGAAGGTTTTTGGGAATGTGAAGATCTAA